Proteins found in one Methanospirillum hungatei JF-1 genomic segment:
- a CDS encoding ATP-binding protein encodes MIQIAVVSGKGGTGKTILTASLATLLSQDKVLIDADVDAANLSLLLSPTDLKTQEFRGMDGAVIDTKSCIGCGICAEACVYDAIQKVGEIYEVVPYRCEGCGTCTIVCPEDAVSMKSRITGMIHYADTSAGPLLYGSLTPGSGNSGLLVHRLRQEAGLLHPDVPLVLIDGPPGIGCPLISTITGIQIAILVTEPSTSAQSDLQRLITLCRSFRVRMFLVINRSDVNQNITEDILQVAAENEILVLGLIPFDRTVLNATRQGVPVTRMSGAASEAIHEITQNLSQELDHI; translated from the coding sequence ATGATTCAGATCGCCGTTGTCAGTGGAAAAGGAGGCACCGGGAAGACAATACTGACTGCCTCTCTTGCAACCCTTCTCTCTCAGGATAAAGTCCTCATTGATGCTGATGTCGATGCTGCAAACCTTTCCCTGCTGCTCAGTCCAACAGACCTCAAAACCCAGGAGTTCAGGGGGATGGACGGTGCGGTTATCGATACGAAATCATGTATTGGTTGTGGCATCTGTGCAGAGGCATGTGTGTATGATGCTATCCAAAAGGTCGGTGAAATCTATGAGGTTGTTCCATACCGGTGTGAGGGATGTGGAACCTGCACAATTGTCTGCCCTGAAGATGCCGTCAGCATGAAATCCCGCATCACCGGGATGATTCATTATGCGGATACGTCTGCAGGACCACTTCTGTATGGGTCACTGACTCCTGGTTCGGGAAATTCTGGATTACTGGTTCACCGGCTGAGACAGGAAGCAGGATTATTGCATCCGGATGTGCCGCTTGTTCTGATTGACGGCCCGCCTGGAATTGGCTGCCCTCTTATCTCCACCATCACCGGTATTCAGATAGCGATACTTGTCACCGAACCCAGTACATCAGCCCAGTCAGATCTCCAGAGGCTCATTACCCTCTGCCGGTCATTCCGGGTCCGGATGTTTCTCGTCATCAACCGGTCTGATGTTAATCAGAACATCACCGAAGATATCCTCCAGGTCGCTGCTGAGAACGAAATCCTGGTCCTTGGCCTGATTCCGTTTGACCGCACCGTTCTGAATGCAACCAGGCAGGGTGTTCCGGTTACCCGTATGTCCGGCGCTGCATCGGAAGCGATACATGAGATCACACAGAACCTGTCTCAAGAACTTGACCACATATGA